One region of Candidatus Poribacteria bacterium genomic DNA includes:
- a CDS encoding EutN/CcmL family microcompartment protein — translation MYIAKVIGKVVSVAKHSAYGSRKLLLVQPVDPHTMEPHGKSTIAIDYVGAGEGDIVMVGAGPGVAREVFKLDCAPIRELVIGIIDRVDLADGAE, via the coding sequence ATGTATATAGCCAAGGTTATCGGTAAAGTCGTATCAGTTGCCAAACATAGCGCTTATGGGAGCCGCAAGCTGTTATTGGTTCAACCTGTGGACCCACATACGATGGAGCCCCATGGGAAGAGCACGATAGCCATCGATTATGTCGGGGCAGGTGAAGGGGATATAGTCATGGTAGGGGCAGGACCGGGCGTTGCGAGAGAGGTGTTCAAGCTGGACTGTGCGCCCATAAGAGAATTGGTCATAGGTATAATAGACAGGGTAGATCTGGCGGATGGGGCGGAGTGA
- a CDS encoding thermonuclease family protein, which produces MLWGMLSFLLFIPSIFIDLPDLWGVPGEDTTAEVRVDLGGAIACQMILSFDPDLVSCDGVEAGKMVPQDALLLSASGTNGIRVALASPVPMEEGELLRLHLILSGEAEPGMRGEISVERPLFDETITPEIDSGSVTFLHTISLNLRAGLNLISIPLDPPDGMKLGDLADMIGDDLNCIIRLDPSDRRFKIYRPGQEDQMVDGSEGYLISVKRAKHIELRGMPWRRNVIELRRGLNLISAYPAARLGLRMEELSRMSGGQISAIIWIDPETGKFRSYIPSPGNTLGETLISPGLGYIIIARGDATVKLGESEMKGAEHHIPISSYGSHVFRSPGGAQSETDLIKMENAVQMEGEVKAVYDGDTISVLLDDGRKEVIRLVGINAPEINGPNENPEPFALEAKSLLDKTLDKRVILMMSSDERFQRDNYNRLLCVVIWEGENLNATLLSEGLASRMFFRNSMLNFSAWEDLEVKARSERRGIWSNLLSEGIVLNEINPNPGSVRDSQGEFIELYNLNGYPVNVGGWKLITTSREIELPEAVIPGHGYLILARTDEATFRSIYPSVPPDVTILKLKGLSLINSYSPAEGLVLWLKDDVGRVQDGLIYRLSWDKKGADGTDRTLERRCSQVINVGDSSIGGGDDANWDPSLEPFGTPGFPNSIGPPEMGDVSLNGEITAYDASLVLRYILGYENLYMIQIRSADVDGNGKVEREDAAIILRKVVGLIRP; this is translated from the coding sequence ATGTTATGGGGGATGTTATCCTTTCTTCTCTTCATCCCCTCCATCTTTATCGACCTCCCCGATCTATGGGGGGTTCCGGGCGAGGATACAACCGCTGAGGTGAGGGTTGATCTCGGGGGCGCTATCGCCTGTCAGATGATTCTCTCCTTTGATCCAGACCTCGTATCATGCGATGGGGTTGAAGCTGGGAAGATGGTTCCCCAGGATGCCCTCCTCCTCAGCGCTTCCGGAACCAACGGAATCAGGGTGGCTCTCGCCTCTCCTGTGCCGATGGAAGAGGGTGAGCTGCTGAGACTTCATCTGATCCTATCCGGGGAAGCCGAGCCGGGGATGAGGGGCGAGATATCCGTCGAACGGCCCCTGTTCGATGAGACGATAACGCCGGAGATCGATTCGGGTTCGGTGACCTTCCTGCACACCATCTCGCTAAATCTGCGAGCCGGTCTAAACCTCATCTCAATCCCCCTTGATCCGCCCGATGGGATGAAGCTTGGAGATCTGGCCGATATGATAGGGGATGATCTGAACTGTATCATTCGCCTCGATCCATCCGATCGGAGATTTAAAATCTACAGGCCCGGGCAGGAGGATCAGATGGTGGATGGAAGCGAAGGATATCTGATCTCAGTGAAAAGAGCCAAACATATCGAGCTTCGCGGCATGCCTTGGAGGCGGAACGTTATCGAGCTCAGGAGGGGATTGAACCTGATCTCTGCCTATCCCGCCGCAAGGTTGGGATTGAGAATGGAGGAACTGTCAAGGATGTCAGGAGGCCAGATCTCCGCCATCATCTGGATCGATCCCGAAACGGGGAAATTCAGATCCTATATCCCATCCCCCGGCAATACCTTAGGTGAAACCCTCATCTCCCCCGGCCTGGGATATATCATCATCGCTCGCGGCGACGCAACTGTGAAGCTCGGCGAATCTGAAATGAAGGGGGCCGAACATCATATCCCGATCAGCAGCTATGGATCCCACGTGTTCCGGTCGCCTGGCGGAGCGCAATCCGAGACGGATCTGATCAAGATGGAGAACGCCGTTCAGATGGAAGGCGAGGTCAAAGCGGTCTATGATGGTGATACCATCTCGGTGCTCCTGGATGATGGGAGGAAAGAGGTTATACGCCTGGTTGGGATCAATGCTCCGGAGATAAACGGCCCCAACGAAAATCCCGAACCTTTTGCTCTGGAGGCGAAATCCCTATTGGATAAAACGTTGGACAAGCGCGTGATCCTCATGATGAGCTCCGATGAGAGGTTCCAGCGGGATAATTATAACAGGCTGTTATGTGTCGTGATATGGGAGGGCGAAAACCTGAATGCTACCCTGCTGAGCGAGGGACTCGCCTCCAGGATGTTCTTCAGAAACAGCATGCTGAACTTCTCCGCCTGGGAAGACCTGGAGGTGAAGGCGAGATCGGAGCGCAGAGGTATCTGGTCGAATCTTCTCTCGGAAGGGATCGTCCTAAATGAGATAAATCCCAACCCTGGATCGGTGAGGGACTCTCAGGGTGAATTCATCGAGCTTTATAATCTAAACGGGTATCCGGTGAACGTCGGCGGATGGAAGCTGATAACCACATCGAGGGAGATCGAGCTGCCGGAAGCGGTCATCCCAGGCCATGGATATCTGATCCTGGCGCGAACGGACGAGGCGACGTTTCGCTCGATATACCCCTCAGTGCCGCCGGACGTTACGATCCTTAAATTGAAGGGATTATCTCTGATCAACAGCTACAGCCCTGCCGAAGGGCTTGTGCTCTGGCTTAAGGACGATGTGGGTAGGGTTCAGGATGGGCTTATCTACAGGTTAAGTTGGGATAAAAAAGGTGCGGACGGCACCGATAGGACGCTTGAAAGAAGATGTTCCCAGGTGATCAACGTCGGCGATAGCTCCATCGGCGGAGGAGATGACGCCAATTGGGACCCGAGCTTGGAGCCGTTTGGAACCCCGGGCTTTCCGAACTCGATCGGACCGCCTGAGATGGGGGATGTCAGTCTCAACGGTGAAATCACCGCATACGACGCCTCTTTGGTGCTTAGATATATCCTCGGATACGAAAACCTTTACATGATACAGATCCGATCGGCCGATGTAGACGGTAACGGAAAGGTCGAGAGGGAGGATGCGGCGATCATATTGAGAAAGGTCGTCGGTCTGATCCGACCTTGA
- a CDS encoding GNAT family N-acetyltransferase — protein MIEVRGIRPDEIPDVLEMVPRVMGAPKEYFESVWRNSPGSKPEHSRVVVIDDQYVAHIRLHDRTIRIGEVTLRQGGVADVCTLPEHRRRGYGRRLLEDAAHYFLREGYDISIIISGVFHFYLNCGYERYPLIRYKVRVDDSALTRPYGYHVRRFERDNDLAAVADIYEVYNSSRPLTCVRSHEYWRRHFWWIRRETEDGFYVAEHNDRIVGYIRNGPSATLEIGYLPEHEGAAVALFEATMRLMAKRRHEQITVAIPSDDPLVKIIKERFQTEEEIYETTLVRLINLPQLLKKLSRHMSLKLAESGYEGKMKLGFQIGGHEGGLIVEGCRVKALDHPPEDGELIQTNQSEFMKLITNCDFEPQIEISQRALEIFKLASPDRKPIFWPIDVV, from the coding sequence GTGATTGAAGTTCGGGGCATAAGGCCTGACGAGATACCGGACGTCCTGGAGATGGTGCCCAGGGTTATGGGGGCGCCGAAGGAATACTTCGAGAGCGTCTGGCGCAACTCCCCCGGCTCCAAGCCTGAACACTCCAGGGTGGTTGTCATCGACGACCAGTACGTCGCTCATATCAGGCTCCACGATAGAACCATAAGGATCGGGGAGGTAACCCTTCGGCAGGGCGGGGTGGCAGATGTATGTACCTTGCCCGAACACCGGCGCAGAGGTTATGGCAGAAGGCTGCTTGAGGACGCGGCACATTACTTCCTGCGGGAAGGGTATGATATCAGTATAATCATCTCCGGCGTGTTCCACTTCTACCTCAATTGCGGTTACGAGAGATATCCGCTGATCAGATATAAGGTGAGGGTTGACGATTCCGCCCTAACCAGGCCTTACGGGTATCACGTCAGGCGGTTCGAGCGGGATAACGACCTGGCCGCCGTCGCCGACATCTACGAGGTTTATAACTCGTCAAGACCGCTCACGTGCGTAAGATCACATGAATATTGGAGGAGGCATTTCTGGTGGATAAGGAGGGAGACGGAGGACGGTTTTTATGTCGCCGAGCACAACGATCGGATAGTCGGATATATCCGAAACGGCCCATCGGCCACGCTTGAGATCGGATACCTACCTGAACATGAAGGGGCGGCAGTAGCGCTTTTCGAGGCGACCATGCGGCTGATGGCCAAAAGACGGCATGAACAGATTACCGTTGCCATCCCCTCCGACGATCCGCTGGTCAAAATCATCAAAGAGAGGTTTCAAACCGAGGAGGAGATATACGAGACTACGCTCGTCAGGTTGATAAACCTCCCTCAACTTCTGAAGAAGCTATCACGGCATATGAGCCTGAAACTCGCTGAGAGCGGATATGAGGGCAAGATGAAACTCGGATTTCAGATCGGGGGACATGAGGGCGGGCTGATCGTGGAAGGATGCAGGGTGAAGGCGTTGGATCATCCGCCCGAAGATGGCGAGCTGATTCAGACGAACCAATCCGAGTTCATGAAGCTCATTACCAACTGTGATTTCGAGCCTCAGATAGAGATATCCCAGCGGGCTCTTGAGATATTCAAGCTCGCCTCACCCGATAGAAAACCCATCTTCTGGCCGATAGATGTCGTATGA
- a CDS encoding tRNA1(Val) (adenine(37)-N6)-methyltransferase, with amino-acid sequence MCVRVKEDEVIDTIISPRLKVIQKRKGPKFAVDAVLLAQFTKVSSGDRVVDLGTGTGVIPLILAHTTKAGQIIGVEIQTELADMAGRSVLLNGLQKRVEIIEGDIRRIADILPAGRFDVVTCNPPHRSPETGRVSPNPAIAISRHEILGRLEDFVAAAGYLLKNRGRAVFVHRPERLPDLLELFRREEIAPKRLRFVHPMANRNAELLLLEGIKKAGEGMIILPPLFLSDEEGS; translated from the coding sequence ATGTGCGTCAGGGTAAAGGAAGATGAAGTGATCGACACCATTATATCGCCCCGGTTGAAGGTTATTCAGAAACGTAAGGGGCCGAAATTCGCCGTGGACGCCGTCCTGCTGGCACAATTCACAAAGGTGAGCTCGGGGGATAGAGTCGTCGACCTTGGAACGGGAACCGGAGTGATACCACTCATACTGGCCCATACGACTAAAGCCGGTCAGATCATCGGGGTGGAGATCCAGACTGAGCTGGCGGATATGGCCGGGAGAAGCGTTCTTCTAAACGGGTTACAGAAGAGGGTGGAGATAATCGAAGGGGACATCAGGAGGATAGCCGATATCCTACCCGCCGGCAGGTTCGATGTGGTCACCTGTAACCCGCCCCATAGATCCCCTGAAACGGGTAGAGTAAGCCCGAATCCGGCTATAGCCATATCGAGACACGAGATCTTAGGAAGGCTGGAGGATTTCGTCGCCGCCGCGGGATATCTGCTTAAGAACCGGGGACGGGCCGTTTTCGTCCATAGGCCTGAGCGACTTCCGGATCTGCTTGAGTTGTTCCGAAGGGAGGAAATCGCCCCCAAAAGGCTCAGATTCGTCCATCCCATGGCGAATCGCAACGCCGAGCTGCTGTTGTTGGAAGGGATCAAGAAGGCCGGCGAGGGAATGATCATCTTGCCCCCTCTTTTCCTATCCGATGAGGAGGGCTCATAA
- a CDS encoding TIGR01212 family radical SAM protein (This family includes YhcC from E. coli K-12, an uncharacterized radical SAM protein.) — MRGRRYRSFSAYLKEQFGCRVHKVTVDAGFTCPNRDGTLGRGGCVYCDSFGSGSGAHSKGISVSEQVKAGIEWARRRYKAKKFIVYFQAFTNTYAPIDKLKEIYDEGIDHPDVIGISIGTRPDCVPDQVLDLIRSYAERMMVWLELGLQSANVETLRRINRGHGVAEFVDAVLRAKRYRINVCAHVIIGLPREGPEDFEETANLLAALQIEGVKIHSLYIPKDSALARDYLAGHVRLMDREEYVRSVCDFLELLPPHTVIQRLTGETSADRLLAPDWVLDKRRTIEMIEEELERRGSAQGSRCKFL, encoded by the coding sequence ATGCGTGGGAGAAGATATCGATCGTTCAGCGCGTATCTCAAAGAACAGTTTGGATGTAGGGTTCATAAAGTTACCGTGGATGCCGGCTTTACCTGTCCGAACAGGGACGGCACGCTGGGCCGAGGCGGATGCGTTTATTGCGATAGCTTCGGATCGGGATCAGGAGCTCATTCCAAAGGTATAAGCGTGTCGGAGCAGGTGAAAGCGGGAATCGAGTGGGCGAGACGACGGTACAAGGCGAAGAAGTTCATAGTCTATTTTCAAGCCTTCACCAACACCTACGCCCCGATCGATAAGCTGAAGGAGATCTATGACGAGGGGATCGATCACCCCGATGTCATCGGTATATCCATAGGCACACGTCCCGATTGCGTGCCGGATCAGGTTCTGGATCTGATCCGGAGTTATGCCGAGAGGATGATGGTATGGCTCGAGCTCGGTCTGCAATCGGCGAACGTCGAGACCTTGCGCCGGATAAACAGAGGTCATGGCGTGGCCGAATTCGTGGATGCCGTTCTCAGGGCGAAGAGGTATAGGATCAACGTATGCGCTCACGTGATCATCGGGCTGCCCAGGGAAGGACCGGAGGACTTCGAGGAGACCGCCAATCTGCTGGCGGCGTTACAAATCGAGGGGGTCAAAATTCACTCGCTTTACATACCCAAAGATAGCGCCCTTGCGCGGGATTATCTGGCCGGACACGTGAGACTGATGGATAGAGAGGAGTATGTGAGGTCAGTCTGTGACTTCCTGGAACTTCTTCCCCCACATACAGTTATACAGAGGCTCACAGGTGAGACCTCTGCTGACAGGCTCTTAGCCCCCGATTGGGTTTTGGATAAGCGCAGAACCATCGAGATGATAGAGGAGGAACTGGAAAGGAGGGGAAGCGCTCAGGGTTCAAGATGCAAATTTCTGTAA
- the trxA gene encoding thioredoxin: MALGNITHVTSDNFEQEVIQSNLPVLIDFWAEWCGPCLMIAPIIEQIAQEYEGKLKVGRLNVDKDGPLAIRYGIRGIPTLILFKGGKPVSQLVGAAPKSEIKRWLDEQI, translated from the coding sequence ATGGCGCTCGGCAACATAACACATGTAACCAGCGATAACTTCGAACAGGAAGTGATTCAGTCGAATCTGCCCGTTCTGATCGATTTTTGGGCGGAATGGTGTGGACCGTGCCTTATGATCGCCCCGATAATCGAGCAAATCGCCCAGGAGTATGAGGGCAAACTCAAGGTGGGAAGGTTGAACGTGGACAAGGACGGCCCTCTGGCTATTCGATACGGGATACGGGGTATACCCACGTTGATACTCTTCAAGGGGGGTAAACCCGTCAGTCAGCTCGTCGGCGCCGCGCCTAAGAGCGAGATCAAGAGATGGCTTGACGAACAGATATGA
- a CDS encoding DUF4445 domain-containing protein encodes MRYKVTFQPMGKAVDVEEGTTVIEAAKIIGVIIDSPCAGRGRCGKCRVIDQTGKGLSPITDQEKKLLSPQLLARGFRLSCLARVVGDCEIFVPAASQLETGKILTSGLIPLGAGEIKLSPAVRKRFVRVERQTLQTQTSDLTSLKIALKASGERMEGLKADLEVLRRLPAVLRDSDFEVTAVMRGDELIGVEVGNTENRLYGLALDIGTTTVVGSLVNLITGGEVAVSSEMNPQAVYGGDVVSRLTYAIEREEGLDALNDKVVGVINKIVDELIILSGVDRESIYDVTVVGNSAMHHLFLKIPPHHLAVLPYVPAVSDPVDAPAWKLGIKVNEMANVHYLPNVAGFVGADAVGVILATGLGRRKGLTLAIDIGTNGEVVLSNGERVMACSTAAGPAFEGANITHGMRAAPGAIESFRIRENGEIDIKVIGNNTPVGICGSGIFDIVAELLRIGVVDSSGRMRKREELEGKLPEALIERIVEDETHGLSFKVARNEEDQILITQGDIRQVQLAKGAIRAGIEVIMKEMGVKAEDLDEVLMAGAFGSYLRKESALRIGIIPPVPEDKIHFIGNAAMVGAKMALISVDMREEARRIARSVRYVPLATNPEFQTYFMEGMLFGASEI; translated from the coding sequence ATGAGATATAAAGTCACCTTCCAGCCGATGGGTAAGGCCGTCGATGTGGAGGAGGGAACGACGGTTATCGAGGCGGCCAAAATCATCGGCGTCATCATAGATTCCCCCTGCGCCGGCCGTGGGAGATGCGGCAAATGCAGGGTGATAGATCAGACCGGGAAAGGTCTCAGTCCCATAACGGATCAGGAGAAGAAACTTCTCTCACCACAGCTGTTAGCCAGGGGGTTCAGGCTTTCCTGTCTAGCGCGGGTTGTGGGCGACTGTGAGATTTTCGTACCGGCGGCCTCTCAGCTCGAAACCGGCAAGATCCTCACCTCCGGCCTTATACCTCTGGGAGCAGGTGAGATAAAACTCTCCCCAGCTGTCCGAAAGAGATTCGTCAGGGTCGAGAGACAAACCCTGCAGACACAAACATCCGATCTGACCTCCCTCAAGATCGCCCTGAAGGCATCGGGGGAGAGGATGGAGGGGTTGAAAGCCGATCTGGAGGTGCTGAGAAGGTTGCCGGCCGTTCTGCGGGATTCCGATTTCGAAGTCACAGCCGTAATGAGGGGAGATGAGCTTATAGGGGTTGAGGTGGGAAATACTGAGAACAGGCTCTACGGGTTGGCCCTGGACATAGGCACCACCACCGTGGTCGGATCGCTCGTCAACTTGATCACCGGAGGGGAGGTCGCCGTTTCCTCGGAGATGAATCCACAGGCCGTCTACGGCGGGGACGTGGTCTCCAGGCTGACCTACGCTATAGAACGGGAGGAGGGGCTGGACGCACTGAACGATAAGGTTGTGGGCGTGATAAACAAGATCGTGGACGAGCTTATAATCCTCTCAGGCGTAGATCGAGAGTCGATATACGATGTGACGGTGGTGGGCAATTCAGCGATGCATCACCTCTTCCTTAAGATCCCACCACATCATCTCGCCGTTCTGCCCTATGTGCCGGCTGTGAGCGATCCGGTCGATGCACCCGCCTGGAAGCTGGGGATCAAAGTCAATGAAATGGCCAATGTGCATTACCTACCGAACGTGGCCGGGTTCGTCGGCGCGGACGCTGTGGGGGTGATCCTGGCGACCGGCTTGGGCAGGAGGAAGGGGTTAACCCTTGCGATAGACATCGGCACCAACGGGGAGGTGGTCCTCAGCAACGGTGAAAGAGTCATGGCCTGTTCCACCGCAGCTGGCCCCGCCTTCGAGGGCGCTAACATCACCCACGGAATGCGGGCCGCCCCCGGCGCCATAGAATCGTTCAGGATCAGGGAGAACGGTGAGATCGATATAAAGGTCATCGGCAACAACACGCCAGTTGGCATCTGTGGATCGGGAATATTCGATATAGTCGCCGAACTGTTGAGAATCGGGGTGGTGGATAGCTCGGGCAGGATGAGAAAGCGCGAGGAGCTTGAGGGGAAACTGCCCGAAGCTCTGATTGAGAGGATCGTTGAGGATGAGACGCACGGGCTGAGCTTTAAGGTCGCACGTAACGAAGAGGATCAGATATTGATCACACAGGGAGATATCAGACAGGTGCAGCTAGCTAAAGGCGCCATACGGGCGGGGATAGAGGTGATAATGAAGGAGATGGGCGTTAAGGCCGAGGATCTGGACGAGGTGCTGATGGCAGGGGCATTTGGGAGCTACCTGCGTAAGGAGAGCGCCCTCAGAATTGGGATCATCCCGCCGGTACCTGAGGATAAGATCCATTTTATCGGCAACGCCGCCATGGTGGGCGCCAAGATGGCCCTTATCTCGGTCGATATGAGGGAGGAGGCTCGAAGGATCGCCAGATCGGTCCGATATGTACCTCTGGCCACCAATCCGGAATTCCAGACTTATTTCATGGAGGGGATGTTATTCGGGGCGTCCGAGATTTAA